In a single window of the Micromonospora sp. WMMD1155 genome:
- a CDS encoding DUF397 domain-containing protein: MDLSNARWRKSTRSGASGGNCVEVASNLPGLVAVRDSKDAAGPSLTFAPAAWAAFVAQVTERP; encoded by the coding sequence ATGGACCTCAGTAACGCCCGGTGGCGCAAGTCCACCCGCAGCGGCGCGAGCGGCGGGAACTGCGTCGAGGTGGCAAGCAACCTGCCCGGTCTCGTGGCTGTCCGTGACTCGAAAGACGCCGCTGGCCCGTCCTTGACCTTCGCCCCAGCGGCCTGGGCCGCCTTCGTCGCCCAGGTCACCGAGCGGCCCTAA
- a CDS encoding helix-turn-helix transcriptional regulator, with product MADVPSPLADFVVSEIRRARGASGMTQESFGRAAGFSASHVSAVESGTRALTIDFIKGADRALKNGGLFERLATKFGAPSWFLPWLDAERGATQLRYFEPNLIPGLLQVEHYARTVLRTVETLTDEEVEQRVEARMNRQAILTGQHRPQFVAVLDEAAIRRTGDGLGGIMAQQVAHLVAMAELPHVHVHVIPIASGLHIGLSGPFALARSSEGVWVGHLENQLGGEVIDKDDEVATLQARWESVRNEALPRRQSIDLLKEVGSHHGPQ from the coding sequence ATGGCTGACGTGCCGAGTCCACTCGCGGACTTCGTCGTGAGCGAGATCCGCCGCGCTCGCGGGGCGTCCGGGATGACGCAGGAGTCGTTCGGCCGGGCGGCGGGCTTCAGCGCCTCACACGTCAGCGCCGTGGAGAGCGGCACCCGGGCGCTGACGATCGACTTCATCAAGGGCGCTGATCGGGCGTTGAAGAACGGCGGACTCTTCGAGCGCCTGGCGACGAAGTTCGGCGCGCCGTCGTGGTTCCTGCCCTGGCTGGACGCGGAACGGGGCGCGACGCAGCTTCGCTACTTCGAACCCAACCTGATCCCCGGCCTCCTACAGGTGGAGCACTACGCTCGCACGGTCCTGCGAACCGTGGAAACCCTCACCGACGAGGAGGTCGAGCAGCGGGTTGAGGCGCGAATGAACCGGCAAGCGATCCTCACCGGACAGCACCGCCCACAGTTTGTCGCCGTGCTGGACGAAGCCGCGATACGTCGAACGGGCGACGGCCTCGGCGGGATCATGGCCCAGCAGGTCGCCCACCTGGTCGCGATGGCCGAACTTCCGCACGTTCACGTCCATGTCATCCCGATCGCGAGCGGCCTGCACATCGGGCTGTCCGGACCGTTCGCGCTGGCTCGGTCCAGCGAGGGCGTGTGGGTCGGCCACCTCGAAAACCAGCTTGGCGGGGAGGTCATCGACAAGGACGATGAGGTGGCTACGCTTCAGGCAAGGTGGGAGAGCGTCCGGAACGAGGCGCTACCTCGCCGGCAGTCCATCGACCTGCTGAAGGAAGTTGGGAGCCATCATGGACCTCAGTAA
- a CDS encoding MerR family transcriptional regulator, translating into MTGPGLRSGQLADAAGVNQQTLRYYERRGLLDPPQRSPGGHRLYPTETVTLLRVIKTAQRLGFTLNEVADLLDAVRNRRSGAGLQARASDKLIEVEQKRADLTVTRDTLRAAISAGCDDLIACAGTSCCPLPFAE; encoded by the coding sequence GTGACCGGACCGGGACTGCGCAGCGGGCAACTGGCCGACGCGGCCGGAGTCAACCAGCAGACGCTGCGCTACTACGAGCGTCGGGGCCTGCTCGATCCGCCGCAGCGGTCACCGGGCGGGCACCGGCTCTACCCGACCGAGACGGTCACCCTGCTGCGAGTCATCAAGACCGCGCAACGTCTGGGTTTCACTCTCAACGAGGTCGCCGACCTGCTCGACGCCGTCCGGAATCGGCGGTCCGGCGCTGGTCTACAGGCACGTGCCAGCGACAAGCTGATCGAGGTAGAGCAGAAGCGGGCGGACCTGACCGTCACCCGCGACACCCTGCGGGCCGCCATCTCGGCCGGTTGCGACGACCTGATCGCCTGCGCCGGGACCTCCTGCTGCCCGCTGCCCTTCGCCGAGTGA
- a CDS encoding expansin EXLX1 family cellulose-binding protein — protein MTAPGTDPENDTPASTPRMSRRTRHWLVGAGLTALAATLGITLAVRGGATPACAAPPSGNTVHKGKASFYDAGRSGGNCSFPGPPADRLYVALGSSQYSKGAACGSYLDVTGPKGTVRVMVMDQCGGCGPTKIDLSTEAFTRIADRSQGIASVTYRAALNPPLDGGLTFRIKGGASQWWFAVQVGNHGNPLRSVEAKGTSGGFRKAIRQTDNYWTVEGGLGPGPFSIKVTDVYGHRATATGIRMVTKQVQRSTVSLVSPATPSSSPSPSPPASPSAPSSPSAAPPSPAPTATVEALAGPAPLGSARC, from the coding sequence GTGACGGCACCAGGCACGGACCCCGAGAACGACACCCCGGCCAGCACACCCCGGATGAGTCGGCGGACCCGGCACTGGCTGGTCGGCGCCGGCCTCACCGCCCTGGCCGCCACCCTCGGCATCACCCTCGCCGTACGCGGCGGCGCCACCCCGGCCTGCGCCGCGCCCCCGTCGGGGAACACCGTCCACAAGGGAAAGGCCAGCTTCTACGACGCGGGTCGCTCCGGTGGCAACTGCTCCTTTCCCGGCCCGCCCGCGGACCGGCTCTACGTGGCCCTCGGCTCGTCGCAGTACTCGAAGGGAGCGGCCTGCGGCAGCTACCTGGACGTGACCGGCCCGAAGGGCACCGTCCGGGTCATGGTCATGGACCAGTGCGGCGGCTGCGGGCCGACGAAGATCGACCTCTCCACCGAGGCGTTCACCCGGATCGCCGACCGGTCGCAGGGCATCGCGTCAGTGACGTACCGGGCGGCACTCAACCCGCCGCTCGACGGCGGGCTCACCTTCCGGATCAAGGGCGGCGCCTCGCAGTGGTGGTTCGCCGTCCAGGTCGGCAACCACGGCAACCCGCTGCGCTCGGTCGAGGCGAAGGGGACCAGCGGCGGCTTCCGCAAGGCGATCCGCCAGACCGACAACTACTGGACCGTCGAGGGTGGGCTCGGCCCCGGGCCGTTCAGCATCAAGGTCACCGACGTGTACGGGCACCGGGCGACCGCCACCGGCATCCGGATGGTCACCAAGCAGGTGCAACGCAGCACGGTGTCCCTCGTCAGCCCGGCCACGCCGAGCAGCTCACCCTCGCCGTCTCCCCCGGCCTCGCCCTCGGCCCCGTCCTCACCGAGCGCCGCCCCGCCCTCGCCCGCGCCGACGGCGACAGTCGAAGCGCTCGCCGGGCCCGCCCCGCTCGGCAGCGCGCGCTGCTGA
- a CDS encoding TetR/AcrR family transcriptional regulator — MTPNTARRNETSRRAILTAAFDLLQEIGYAKVSIEGIATRAGVGKQTIYRWWPSKGAVIFDAFLLLSEGTEGEPPTLPDTGDLAADLSLVLRATVEEMNDPRYEQPMRALATEITLDPELAAAYAQRLDGPLREAKRQRLRSAQQAGQLADDLDLDVAVDLIWGPVLNRWLYRSGPLTTEYADQVVTTALDGLRPRRPGE; from the coding sequence ATGACGCCCAACACGGCCCGCCGCAACGAGACGTCACGGCGCGCCATCCTCACCGCGGCCTTCGACCTGCTCCAGGAGATCGGGTACGCGAAGGTCAGCATCGAGGGCATCGCCACCCGGGCCGGGGTCGGCAAGCAGACCATCTACCGCTGGTGGCCGTCGAAGGGCGCGGTCATCTTCGACGCCTTCCTCCTGCTCAGCGAGGGCACCGAGGGCGAGCCACCGACGTTGCCGGACACCGGTGACCTGGCCGCGGACCTCAGCCTGGTGCTCCGCGCCACCGTCGAGGAGATGAACGATCCCCGGTACGAGCAACCGATGCGCGCCCTCGCCACCGAGATAACGCTCGACCCCGAGTTGGCAGCCGCGTACGCGCAACGGTTGGACGGGCCGTTGCGGGAGGCCAAACGGCAACGCCTTCGCAGTGCCCAGCAGGCCGGGCAACTCGCCGACGACCTCGACCTCGACGTGGCGGTGGACCTGATCTGGGGGCCGGTGCTGAACAGGTGGCTCTACCGCAGCGGTCCGCTCACCACCGAGTACGCCGACCAGGTCGTCACCACCGCCCTTGACGGGTTGCGACCCCGTAGACCCGGCGAGTGA
- a CDS encoding SDR family oxidoreductase — protein MRTWFITGASRGLGRAFADAALDRGDRVVAASRSIAAADFDERHADRLLTLPLDVTDRAAVSTAVDTAVAHFGRLDIVVNNAGTMSMGMVEEFTEAEARAQFEVNFFGALWVGQAVLPHLRAQRSGHIVQVSSIAALGGFPSTGMYSASKFALEGMSEALAMEAAAFDITVSIVQPGGYWTDLYTSIAATTPLEAYAPLRAELERQWAEGSVDSEPRLAAEALLRLVDSDDPPLRLLLGSMVYDLAFDISRRRMDTWAGWEQVSRAAEKAVAAP, from the coding sequence ATGCGTACCTGGTTCATCACCGGCGCCAGCCGTGGCCTGGGCCGTGCCTTCGCCGACGCCGCCCTCGACCGGGGCGACCGGGTGGTCGCCGCGTCCCGCAGCATCGCCGCCGCCGACTTCGACGAGCGGCACGCCGACCGGCTGCTGACCCTGCCCCTCGACGTGACCGACCGGGCGGCGGTCAGCACCGCGGTGGACACCGCCGTGGCGCACTTCGGGCGGCTCGACATCGTCGTCAACAACGCCGGCACCATGTCCATGGGCATGGTCGAGGAGTTCACCGAGGCCGAGGCGCGCGCCCAGTTCGAGGTGAACTTCTTCGGCGCGCTCTGGGTCGGTCAGGCCGTGCTTCCGCACCTGCGGGCCCAGCGGTCCGGCCACATCGTGCAGGTGTCCAGCATCGCCGCGCTCGGTGGTTTCCCGAGCACCGGCATGTACAGCGCGAGCAAGTTCGCCCTGGAGGGCATGAGCGAGGCCCTGGCCATGGAGGCGGCGGCCTTCGACATCACGGTCAGCATCGTGCAGCCGGGCGGATACTGGACCGACCTCTACACCAGCATCGCCGCCACCACCCCGTTGGAGGCGTACGCGCCACTGCGCGCCGAACTGGAACGACAGTGGGCGGAAGGCTCGGTCGACAGCGAGCCCAGGCTCGCGGCCGAAGCGTTGCTACGACTCGTCGACAGCGACGACCCGCCGCTGCGGCTCCTGCTCGGAAGCATGGTGTACGACCTCGCGTTCGACATCTCCCGACGGCGGATGGACACCTGGGCGGGCTGGGAGCAGGTCAGTCGAGCCGCCGAGAAGGCCGTCGCAGCGCCCTGA
- a CDS encoding epoxide hydrolase family protein, producing the protein MAVKTKTRPGTTEIRPFSVDIPQADLDDLKRRIKATRWPDKETVDDQSQGVPLGTIQAVARYWEKEYDWRKVEARLNALPQFMTTIDGVDIHFIHVRSKHEDALPLIVTHGWPGSVIEQMKIIEPLTDPTAHGASASDAFHLVIPSLPGHGFSGKPTESGWSPQKIATAWTELMKRLGYTRFVAQGGDWGAVIVDQMGLQAPPELLGIHTNMPGAIPPEIDLLFQGDTTGANNAMGSLPSGLSADEMRAAEEANYVWKHVAYALMMATRPQTLTGLADSPVGLASFLLDHDAKSLALIAQVFDGAKAGLTRDDILDNISLYWLTNTAVSASRLYAENKLSFFAAKGVKIPVAVSVFPDELYEAPQSWAEQAYSNLIYYNKLDVGGHFAAWEQPKIFSEELRTAFRSLR; encoded by the coding sequence ATGGCTGTCAAAACCAAGACCCGTCCCGGCACCACGGAGATTCGGCCGTTCTCGGTCGACATTCCCCAGGCCGACCTCGACGACCTGAAGAGGCGCATCAAGGCGACCCGGTGGCCGGACAAGGAAACGGTGGACGACCAGTCGCAGGGCGTGCCACTCGGGACCATTCAGGCCGTCGCCCGTTATTGGGAGAAGGAGTACGACTGGCGCAAGGTCGAGGCACGACTGAACGCCCTGCCGCAGTTCATGACGACGATCGACGGAGTGGACATCCATTTCATCCACGTACGTTCGAAGCACGAGGACGCGCTGCCGCTCATCGTCACCCACGGCTGGCCCGGTTCGGTGATCGAGCAGATGAAGATCATCGAACCGCTCACCGATCCCACCGCCCACGGCGCGAGCGCGTCCGACGCCTTCCACCTGGTGATCCCGTCGCTTCCCGGGCACGGCTTCTCCGGCAAGCCGACCGAGTCGGGCTGGAGCCCGCAGAAGATCGCCACCGCCTGGACCGAGTTGATGAAGCGCCTCGGCTACACGCGGTTCGTCGCGCAGGGCGGCGACTGGGGTGCGGTCATCGTGGACCAGATGGGCCTCCAGGCGCCCCCGGAACTGCTCGGCATCCACACCAACATGCCCGGCGCGATCCCACCCGAGATCGACCTGCTGTTCCAGGGCGACACCACCGGCGCGAACAACGCCATGGGCTCACTGCCGTCCGGTCTCTCCGCCGACGAGATGCGTGCCGCCGAGGAGGCCAACTACGTCTGGAAGCACGTCGCGTACGCCCTGATGATGGCGACGCGTCCGCAGACGCTCACCGGGCTGGCGGACTCCCCGGTCGGTCTGGCGTCCTTCCTGCTCGACCACGACGCCAAGAGCCTCGCGCTGATCGCGCAGGTCTTCGACGGTGCCAAGGCGGGCCTGACCCGTGACGACATCCTGGACAACATCTCGCTCTACTGGCTGACGAACACCGCGGTCTCCGCGTCCCGGCTGTACGCGGAGAACAAGCTCTCGTTCTTCGCCGCCAAGGGCGTCAAGATCCCGGTCGCGGTCAGCGTCTTCCCCGACGAGCTGTACGAGGCACCGCAGAGCTGGGCCGAGCAGGCGTACTCCAATCTCATCTACTACAACAAGCTCGACGTCGGCGGGCACTTCGCGGCCTGGGAACAGCCGAAGATCTTCTCCGAGGAGCTTCGGACCGCCTTCCGGTCGCTGCGGTAG
- a CDS encoding redoxin domain-containing protein produces the protein MAVHLPPLNGAVEWLNSEPLDPADLRGRVVLVNFWTLTCINWLRQEPYVRAWSQAYRDDGLVVVGVHTPEFSFEHDVDQVRRAVEARSIDYPVAVDNDYAIWRAFDNHYWPALYFVDTDGVIRDEHFGEGRYEQSERTLQHLLGIERDPVPVDGVGPEAEADWDDLRTPETYLGFSRGEHFASPDGPALDERRAYHLPERLGLNQWALAGDWTIGAESVTVDQAGGSIAFRFHARDAHLVLGPVPGRSIPFRVLLDGEAPGPSHGVDVDADGHGVLQDGRLYQLVRQDGAVRERTLEVTFGEPDAAAYAFTFG, from the coding sequence ATGGCCGTGCACCTGCCCCCGCTGAACGGGGCGGTCGAGTGGCTCAACTCCGAGCCACTCGACCCCGCCGACCTGCGCGGGCGCGTCGTCCTGGTCAACTTCTGGACGCTGACCTGCATCAACTGGCTACGCCAGGAGCCGTACGTTCGGGCCTGGTCGCAGGCGTACCGCGACGACGGGCTGGTCGTCGTCGGGGTGCACACGCCGGAGTTCTCGTTCGAGCACGACGTCGACCAGGTGCGCCGCGCGGTCGAGGCGCGGTCGATCGACTACCCGGTCGCCGTCGACAACGACTACGCGATCTGGCGGGCCTTCGACAACCACTACTGGCCGGCGCTCTACTTCGTCGACACCGACGGGGTCATCCGCGACGAGCACTTCGGCGAGGGGCGCTACGAGCAGTCCGAGCGGACGCTGCAACACCTGCTCGGCATCGAGCGGGACCCCGTACCCGTCGACGGGGTCGGGCCGGAGGCGGAGGCCGACTGGGACGACCTGCGGACGCCCGAGACGTACCTCGGTTTCAGTCGCGGCGAACACTTCGCGTCGCCGGACGGCCCGGCGCTCGACGAACGTCGCGCCTACCACCTGCCCGAGCGCCTGGGTCTCAACCAGTGGGCGCTGGCGGGGGACTGGACGATCGGCGCGGAGAGCGTCACGGTCGACCAGGCCGGTGGCAGCATCGCCTTCCGGTTCCACGCCCGTGACGCCCACCTCGTGCTGGGCCCCGTGCCGGGACGGTCGATCCCGTTCCGGGTGCTCCTCGACGGGGAGGCGCCCGGCCCGTCGCACGGCGTCGACGTCGACGCCGACGGCCACGGGGTGCTTCAGGACGGTCGCCTCTACCAGCTCGTACGCCAGGACGGCGCGGTCCGCGAGCGGACCCTGGAGGTCACGTTCGGCGAGCCCGACGCGGCCGCGTACGCCTTCACCTTCGGGTAG
- a CDS encoding transglutaminase domain-containing protein, with translation MSIDDYRQHSPYSDPGRHAALLDAVPADIASVAATVRNVIVHYRAGGVELPPDRLEEVNCRWVDRILDTDQSRFPLPLAAERPAVDRVAGCCRDHTLLSVAVLRQHGIPSRSRVGFASYFAPDWHHDHVLVEYWNGHRWVWADPELDPAGDWGFDGYDIDPKAGLFDSAARVWSAFRAGTIDPDRYGVSPELPFRGDWFIHDYVLIELAHRQKDELLLWDGFGAMTEDLATADLTLVDEIAALLLAADDGDEAAEKALADRYAGDARLRPGPRVHCLSPVSDTVSVDLRR, from the coding sequence ATGAGCATCGATGACTACCGTCAGCACTCCCCGTACAGCGATCCCGGTCGGCACGCCGCGCTGCTCGACGCCGTCCCAGCCGACATCGCCTCGGTGGCGGCCACCGTCCGCAATGTGATCGTCCACTACCGCGCCGGTGGGGTCGAGTTGCCCCCCGACCGGCTCGAAGAGGTCAACTGTCGCTGGGTGGACCGCATCCTCGACACCGACCAGTCCCGCTTCCCGCTGCCCCTGGCCGCCGAGCGGCCGGCCGTGGACCGGGTGGCCGGCTGCTGCCGGGACCACACGCTGCTCTCCGTCGCGGTGCTGCGTCAGCACGGCATTCCCAGCCGCAGCCGGGTCGGTTTCGCCTCGTACTTCGCTCCCGACTGGCACCACGACCACGTGCTGGTGGAGTACTGGAACGGCCACCGGTGGGTCTGGGCCGACCCGGAGCTCGACCCGGCCGGTGACTGGGGGTTCGACGGTTACGACATCGACCCGAAGGCCGGGCTGTTCGACTCGGCGGCGCGGGTGTGGTCGGCGTTCCGGGCCGGGACGATCGACCCCGACCGCTACGGCGTCAGCCCGGAGCTTCCGTTCCGAGGCGACTGGTTCATCCACGACTACGTCCTGATCGAACTGGCCCATCGGCAGAAGGACGAGTTGCTGCTCTGGGACGGCTTCGGTGCGATGACCGAGGATCTCGCCACCGCCGACCTCACGCTGGTGGACGAGATCGCCGCGTTGCTGCTCGCCGCCGACGACGGGGACGAGGCGGCGGAGAAGGCCCTCGCCGACCGGTACGCCGGCGACGCCCGGCTCCGTCCCGGGCCGCGGGTGCACTGCCTGTCGCCGGTCTCCGACACGGTCAGCGTCGACCTGCGTCGCTGA
- a CDS encoding GNAT family N-acetyltransferase, protein MTTPEITIATPADREAVVDCLVAAFVKDPILRHLFPDDDTYPRYAATFFGNLFDKRVHLSSIWTIGGGASVALWDPPAGQPAAAHGSPTDAPYPADVRARVQGYDDTMHAALPTYPFWYLGVLGTHPDSAGRGWGRAVMRAGLDRAAAEGLPAILETSNPGNVDLYRRAGWEVLGTLSEPVPTWIMQQPPR, encoded by the coding sequence ATGACGACGCCCGAGATCACCATCGCCACCCCGGCAGACCGCGAGGCGGTTGTCGATTGCCTGGTCGCCGCGTTCGTGAAGGATCCCATCCTGCGCCACCTCTTCCCCGACGACGACACCTACCCGCGATACGCCGCCACCTTCTTCGGGAACCTCTTCGACAAGCGGGTGCACCTGTCGTCCATCTGGACGATCGGCGGCGGCGCGTCGGTCGCCCTCTGGGACCCGCCGGCCGGGCAACCGGCTGCCGCGCACGGGTCGCCGACGGACGCTCCCTACCCGGCCGACGTGCGGGCCCGGGTCCAGGGCTACGACGACACGATGCACGCCGCCCTGCCGACGTACCCGTTCTGGTATCTCGGTGTGCTGGGCACCCACCCGGACAGCGCCGGACGCGGCTGGGGCCGGGCCGTCATGCGGGCCGGGTTGGATCGCGCCGCCGCCGAGGGGCTTCCGGCGATCCTGGAGACCAGCAACCCGGGCAACGTCGACCTGTACCGCCGGGCCGGCTGGGAGGTGCTGGGCACGCTGTCGGAGCCGGTACCCACCTGGATCATGCAACAGCCACCCCGCTAG
- a CDS encoding AraC family transcriptional regulator, which yields MLERLNEAMTYIERHLDRKIEVAELARIALTSEYHFRRLFSALAGMPLSEYIRRRRLTVAGADVLAGERTLLDVAVHYGYGSTEAFARAFHAVHGVGPGEARRTGAALRAQPRMSFRLTVEGSGSMEYRIVDKDAFALVGRKARVPLVHEGMNPAIVAFIKGIDQETTERIEALSDQEPKGIVNVSDNLADSRAEGTELDYWHGVVTGAVPPEDLDALPVAAGTWAVFTTSGAFPQAVQFLWRDVFTQWFPSNPYRSRPGPEISRVRVSADGTEADAELWIPVERVPTPM from the coding sequence GTGCTGGAGCGGCTCAACGAAGCCATGACGTACATCGAGCGGCACCTCGACCGGAAGATCGAGGTGGCCGAGCTGGCGCGGATCGCGCTGACGTCGGAGTACCACTTCCGGCGGCTGTTCTCCGCGCTGGCCGGGATGCCGCTGTCGGAGTACATCCGTCGGCGTCGGCTCACCGTCGCCGGGGCGGACGTGCTGGCGGGGGAGCGGACGTTGCTCGACGTCGCGGTGCACTACGGCTACGGGTCGACCGAGGCGTTCGCCCGGGCGTTCCACGCCGTGCACGGCGTGGGGCCCGGAGAGGCTCGGCGTACGGGGGCGGCGCTGCGTGCCCAGCCCCGGATGTCCTTCCGACTCACCGTCGAAGGGAGCGGCAGTATGGAGTACCGGATCGTCGACAAGGACGCGTTCGCGCTGGTGGGGCGCAAGGCTCGGGTGCCGCTGGTGCACGAGGGGATGAACCCGGCGATCGTGGCGTTCATCAAGGGCATCGACCAGGAGACGACCGAGCGGATCGAGGCGCTCTCCGACCAGGAGCCGAAGGGGATCGTCAACGTCAGTGACAACCTCGCCGACAGTCGGGCCGAGGGCACCGAGTTGGACTACTGGCACGGAGTGGTGACCGGTGCCGTACCGCCGGAGGACCTGGATGCGCTGCCGGTGGCGGCGGGCACCTGGGCGGTGTTCACCACCTCGGGCGCGTTCCCCCAGGCGGTGCAGTTCCTGTGGCGGGACGTGTTCACCCAGTGGTTCCCGTCCAACCCGTACCGCAGCCGACCCGGACCGGAGATCTCCCGGGTCCGGGTCTCCGCGGACGGCACCGAGGCGGACGCCGAGCTGTGGATTCCCGTCGAACGGGTACCCACCCCTATGTAG
- a CDS encoding PadR family transcriptional regulator → MRMTIPVAKVLAALLAEPDAQRYGLDLMRMTDLPSGTLYPVLHRLTEAGWLAADWEEIDPVAAGRPARRYYRLTAVGVTRARQALADLRAAIPDGRPSWGGTEPTGAPAW, encoded by the coding sequence ATGCGGATGACCATTCCGGTGGCCAAGGTGCTCGCGGCGCTGCTCGCCGAACCCGACGCGCAGCGCTACGGGCTGGACCTGATGCGCATGACCGACCTGCCCAGCGGCACCCTCTACCCGGTGCTGCACCGGCTCACCGAGGCCGGCTGGCTGGCCGCCGACTGGGAGGAGATCGACCCCGTCGCGGCCGGTCGGCCGGCCCGCCGCTACTACCGGCTCACCGCCGTCGGGGTGACGCGGGCCCGGCAGGCGCTAGCCGACCTGCGAGCCGCGATCCCCGACGGCCGTCCATCGTGGGGCGGCACCGAGCCGACCGGAGCGCCGGCATGGTGA
- a CDS encoding NUDIX domain-containing protein: MGTPDYIVGMRKHVGHDLLWLPSVSAVVRNDAGELLLGQRADDGRWSVISGFVEPGEQPAAALVREVREETGLEVAPVRLSSAVSHPHTYPNGDRCEYLNLGFLCRLVSGTARVNDDESLAVGWFPVDRLPELDKHALLVLAYALRENQVAGYLEPGTTWDDVPD; the protein is encoded by the coding sequence ATGGGAACACCGGACTACATCGTGGGCATGCGCAAGCATGTCGGGCACGACCTGCTCTGGCTGCCCAGCGTGAGCGCGGTGGTCCGCAACGACGCCGGTGAGCTGCTGCTCGGTCAGCGGGCCGACGACGGCCGCTGGTCGGTGATCAGTGGTTTCGTCGAGCCGGGCGAACAGCCGGCCGCCGCGCTGGTCCGTGAGGTGCGGGAGGAGACCGGTCTGGAGGTCGCGCCGGTGCGGTTGTCCAGCGCCGTCTCGCACCCGCACACCTATCCCAACGGGGACCGCTGCGAATACCTGAACCTGGGCTTCCTGTGCCGGCTGGTGTCCGGCACCGCCCGGGTCAACGACGACGAGTCGTTGGCCGTCGGGTGGTTCCCGGTGGACCGGCTGCCCGAGTTGGACAAGCACGCCCTGCTGGTCCTCGCCTACGCGCTGCGCGAGAACCAGGTCGCCGGTTACCTGGAGCCGGGCACCACCTGGGACGACGTACCCGACTGA
- a CDS encoding M48 family metallopeptidase, with product MRREREFGWTWVDRWTYRMAFRATTRQFTELAGRPLGANGSNRARTLTALVSLVLVAGVLALAVTGVWLTVAFPFPNLAILPGVVMVGLAIALRPRFGRLDPDLEVLSRDRAPELFALIDEVTTVIGAPTPDVVGVDGELNAYAGAVGLRRRKVLCLGLPLWGSLTAGERVALLGHELGHFVNGDPRRGLLTQPAFTMLGSAADLFRPVQTGGGGGLVEMVGDALGRAFQWVVSRVLFVGHLVLVSVALRDSQRAEYLADELSARVAGSAGATELLDALLSAESMALAVRRETRAGHGPDRWRSALAEARAANADRLPLLRQLSVRDEASLFAAHPPTGLRRRMLTDRQWQDPSVVLTEARMEQIDAELVREYERFRRTVSWSA from the coding sequence GTGCGGCGGGAACGCGAGTTCGGCTGGACCTGGGTCGACAGGTGGACCTACCGGATGGCGTTCCGGGCGACCACGCGGCAGTTCACCGAGTTGGCCGGGCGACCGCTGGGCGCCAACGGGTCCAATCGCGCCCGAACGCTTACCGCGTTGGTGTCCCTGGTGCTCGTCGCGGGGGTGCTCGCGCTCGCGGTGACCGGTGTGTGGCTGACCGTGGCGTTTCCGTTTCCCAACCTGGCGATCCTGCCCGGTGTCGTGATGGTGGGTCTGGCGATCGCGCTGCGGCCTCGCTTCGGTCGGCTCGACCCGGACCTGGAGGTGCTCTCCCGGGACCGGGCACCGGAGTTGTTCGCGCTGATCGACGAGGTGACCACCGTGATCGGGGCGCCGACGCCCGACGTGGTCGGCGTCGACGGCGAGCTCAACGCGTACGCGGGCGCGGTCGGCCTGCGGCGACGAAAGGTGCTGTGCCTCGGGCTGCCGCTGTGGGGTTCGCTCACCGCCGGTGAGCGGGTGGCGTTGCTCGGCCACGAGTTGGGCCACTTCGTCAACGGTGACCCGCGTCGGGGCCTGCTCACGCAGCCCGCGTTCACCATGCTCGGCTCCGCGGCGGACCTGTTCCGGCCGGTGCAGACCGGCGGCGGTGGTGGGCTGGTGGAGATGGTGGGCGACGCGCTGGGTCGGGCGTTCCAGTGGGTGGTGTCCCGGGTGCTGTTCGTCGGTCACCTGGTGTTGGTGAGTGTGGCGCTGCGGGACAGCCAACGGGCCGAGTACCTCGCCGACGAACTCTCCGCCCGGGTGGCCGGTTCGGCTGGCGCGACCGAGTTGCTCGACGCGTTGCTCAGCGCAGAGTCGATGGCGCTGGCGGTGCGCCGGGAGACCCGGGCGGGGCACGGCCCGGACCGGTGGCGTTCGGCGTTGGCCGAGGCCCGCGCCGCGAACGCCGATCGGCTGCCGCTGCTGCGCCAACTGTCGGTCCGCGACGAGGCGTCGCTGTTCGCCGCCCACCCGCCGACCGGACTGCGTCGCCGGATGCTCACCGACCGACAGTGGCAGGACCCCTCGGTGGTGCTCACCGAGGCCCGCATGGAACAGATCGACGCCGAGCTCGTCCGGGAGTACGAGCGCTTCCGCCGTACCGTCAGCTGGTCGGCCTGA